Proteins encoded together in one Branchiostoma lanceolatum isolate klBraLanc5 chromosome 11, klBraLanc5.hap2, whole genome shotgun sequence window:
- the LOC136444615 gene encoding myogenesis-regulating glycosidase-like: MAGDDNDNEVRKNIKTRCLCIMAGIGVIAAITIIASLLAVYLAPKSTTVAINNAKFSLDDRAFSLEHEGKVTIRGMLGLGLPRHPPPKKLRCGTGEQCYKWPMATVVIKAEDMEPAAECYTVSWEALDDIYEPMDCLDLAPAHWYGGAEMYYQGWPIETWNKSMTFYLSGDMYQSLEEWGSVMERYWLNSEGVGVTVAETVPLHVSVNHMNNGKLCFKAAYKDSPYQNVNNVRPKLEYTICQARDVKAAQQFMMNRFYGKPRGKPDERMIHSPIWSTWAQFQRNITQDIILQFADDIKSYGFSNSQLEIDDDWSIYYGDDFDNLRFPNPRQMVDELKNKGFRVTLWIHPFANFDSDMFREGSEMSYLVDMVSGGCCTATVPAIIRWWVPNGIASIVDMTNPAAAAWFKARLRKMQRDYGIDSFKFDAGEVNYLPSNFVVSRPLENNNKYTTLYAEFAAEFGPMIEVRAAYRNQEIPVFVRMMDKDSHWGYDKGLKTLIPTALTFSILGYPFILPDMIGGNGYDGVYPDRELFIRWLEVTAFLPCMQFSIVPWKYDQEVVDLTLRYIELHETTITPLILRYADEAVATGDPIIRPLWWLAPRDETSLTIDSEFLIGDEMLVAPILDQGATSRHVYLPPGYRWRDEKTNEIHDGGQTLQDYQIPLTEIAYFTRQDAA; the protein is encoded by the exons ATGGCAGGAGATGACAATGATAACGAAGTGCGAAAGAACATAAAAACGCGGTGTTTGTGTATCATGGCTGGGATAGGCGTGATTGCCGCCATAACTATCATCGCCAGTCTGCTTGCTGTGTACCTGGCACCAAAGAGCACCACGGTTGCGATTAACAACGCCAAGTTCTCCCTAGATGATCGAGCATTCAGTCTGGAGCATGAGGGAAAGGTGACGATTCGAGGAATGCTGGGTCTTGGCCTGCCCCGCCACCCACCACCTAAGAAGCTACGATGTGGCACAGGAGAACAGTGCTACAAGTGGCCTATGGCTACAGTTGTTATTAAGGCTGAAGACATGGAGCCGGCAGCAGAATGCTACACGGTAAGCTGGGAGGCTCTTGACGACATCTACGAGCCAATGGATTGCCTTGACCTTGCACCTGCCCACTGGTACGGAGGCGCGGAAATGTATTACCAGGGATGGCCTATCGAGACGTGGAACAAGTCCATGACGTTCTACCTCTCTGGCGACATGTATCAAAGCTTGGAGGAGTGGGGTTCGGTCATGGAACGTTACTGGCTCAACTCTGAGGGGGTCGGAGTCACAGTGGCAGAGACAGTTCCCCTGCATGTAAGCGTCAACCATATGAACAACGGTAAACTCTGCTTCAAGGCAGCGTACAAGGATTCACCCTACCAAAACGTCAACAATGTCCGTCCGAAGCTGGAGTACACAATATGCCAGGCTCGGGACGTGAAGGCAGCGCAGCAGTTCATGATGAACCGGTTTTACGGTAAGCCACGCGGGAAGCCAGATGAACGTATGATCCACTCCCCAATCTGGTCCACATGGGCGCAGTTCCAGAGAAACATCACACAGGACATCATCCTTCAGTTTGCTGATGACATCAAGAGCTACGGCTTCTCCAACAGTCAACTCGAGATCGACGACGACTGGTCCATTTACTATGGCGACGACTTTGACAACCTTCGATTCCCAAACCCACGACAGATGGTGGACGAACTGAAGAATAAAGGCTTCCGCGTCACGCTGTGGATCCATCCCTTCGCGAACTTCGATTCTGACATGTTCCGTGAGGGGTCCGAGATGAGCTATCTAGTTGACATGGTATCTGGAGGGTGCTGCACGGCGACAGTCCCCGCTATCATCCGATGGTGGGTTCCCAACGGCATCGCCAGTATCGTTGACATGACCAACCCAGCAGCCGCCGCTTGGTTCAAGGCACGCCTGAGGAAAATGCAGCGAGACTACGGCATTGACTCCTTCAAATTCGACGCTGGAGAAGTCAACTACCTCCCCTCTAACTTCGTAGTTTCTCGTCCActcgaaaacaacaacaagtacaCGACCCTGTATGCCGAGTTTGCTGCAGAGTTCGGGCCAATGATTGAAGTAAGAGCTGCATACAGGAATCAGGAAATCCCTGTCTTCGTTCGGATGATGGACAAAGACTCGCACTGGGGGTACGACAAGGGACTGAAAACTCTCATCCCCACTGCCCTCACCTTCTCCATTCTCGGCTACCCCTTCATCCTGCCCGATATGATTGGCGGGAACGGCTACGACGGGGTTTATCCTGACCGTGAGCTGTTCATCCGATGGCTGGAGGTCACAGCGTTCCTTCCCTGCATGCAGTTCTCCATAGTACCGTGGAAGTACGATCAAGAG GTTGTTGACCTCACCCTACGCTACATCGAACTTCACGAGACCACCATCACGCCCCTGATCCTGCGCTACGCCGACGAGGCCGTTGCTACGGGAGACCCCATCATCCGCCCTCTGTGGTGGCTCGCCCCTCGAGACGAGACGTCGCTTACGATCGACTCAGAGTTCCTGATCGGAGACGAAATGCTCGTGGCGCCCATTTTAGATCAGGGCGCGACATCGCGACACGTGTATCTGCCCCCTGGATACAGGTGGAGGGACGAAAAGACAAACGAGATACACGACGGCGGGCAAACGTTACAGGACTACCAAATCCCACTGACAGAAATTGCCTACTTTACAAGACAGGATGCTGCATAA
- the LOC136444275 gene encoding GPI ethanolamine phosphate transferase 2-like — MLVDAMRADFMYGDSGKNFMPYTRAMVDSNSSVSFIAKAHPPTVTMPRIKGLTTGSIPGFVDIALNLDSKALVEDNVITQMYRAGRRMVFYGDDTWLKLFPDHFVRHDGTTSFFVTDYTEVDENVTRHVVPELSRPDWDVMILHYLGLDHIGHLVGPASSLIGPKLQEMDKIVETILTTLMEQDSERDLPTLSVLCGDHGMSNAGSHGGASAPETLTTLVFLSSLFSGGKGSNHVTTPVYQTGLAPTLALTFGLPVPQNSLGQVMTPVLARSSARDQLRAVQINAHQLVGVLRANVAGFERGKNHRGTKILFHTTEPGYQLYQQAVKMHSGWLKGLVNGESATSLETLGQRVSQQYSRAMESIVDRVAASLSEYDMHAMVVGIALLIQVFFILLAASGKYVAGIVLGTDTWTVYIPPPALLLSSFFLVLSVQVSLCTSTTGWASAELCSGPAGWFMSIAAVTSTSVCVSLTIQLLFLTDHKTLLSVVGHSLHMSGHAWSCIILLSQYCSLPWEAMFLPAGVVLHSISLGSSSLVEEEHQTWYFLQTTLFFLLLMSNPLQTHKRPITGNNTTTARSPQDLVQDTDDTENDIMYKQRRAFSDGKQKDDGRNMKKTSTKKESSQLEENAPSECGSLTQQDYVPKSGCLRRMVAVLALLLTSRLLRSWNQTGIVWADQPDIGDWFVRPENEIYLSFLVAASFLGILILRWRNCDFTSSLLLGVGLVGVYHYRAKTGVLAAPWVLHTDNYVFSYRGIFEARLVYFIIIIQLCWTFFGLLKTLCQHLQTAKDGENFTGNRDCVQKNDLHTTTLYNNNENCKDIRKRFVDGLLTTLVLLEALLLRPHNATVLAVTVFQQYILHELVLPWTSLYHSVPLLTLVHVWMGQAAFYFQGNSNSIATIDISAGYVGMEDYVQEVAGTLTCLSTYAGPFLWFTSLLVLITKRYPRPYPAMLQACFTIIITRTLPVTGYTVITTLQRYHLFVWSVFSPKLLYEAMLTAVTAAVLVLILCLGAPLQMIGVNFT; from the exons ATGTTGGTAGATGCCATGAGAGCAGACTTCATGTATGGAGACAGTGGGAAAAACTTCATGCCTTACACAAGGGCAATGGTCGACTCGAACTCATCAGTGAG TTTTATAGCCAAGGCCCACCCTCCCACTGTCACCATGCCCAGAATTAAAGGCCTCACCACCGGCAGTATCCCCGGGTTTGTCGACATTGCGCTGAACTTGGACTCCAAGGCTCTGGTAGAAGATAACGTCATCACACAGATGTACCGTGCAGGGAGGAGGATGGTGTTCTATGGTGACGACACGTGGCTAAAGCTGTTTCCTGATCACTTCGTCCGCCATGATGGGACCACATCATTCTTTGTTACCGACTATACTGAG GTGGATGAGAATGTTACGCGGCATGTCGTCCCCGAGCTTTCGCGACCGGACTGGGATGTGATGATCCTCCACTACCTGGGACTAGACCACATCGGCCACCTGGTGGGACCAGCCAGCTCTCTTATTGGGCCGAAGCTTCAAGAGATGGACAAGATTGTTGAGACCATTCTTACTACGTTGATGGAACAG GACAGTGAGAGAGACCTCCCGACCCTGTCGGTTCTATGCGGAGATCATGGCATGAGTAACGCTGGCAGCCATGGAGGGGCGTCTGCCCCTGAGACTCTCACCACACTTGTGTTTCTCAGCTCTCTATTCTCTGGCGGAAAAG gtTCCAATCATGTGACCACCCCAGTGTACCAGACTGGTCTGGCCCCGACCCTTGCTCTGACCTTTGGCCTCCCTGTTCCTCAGAACAGCTTGGGTCAGGTCATGACCCCTGTGTTGGCAAGGTCAAGTGCACGGGATCAGCTCCGAGCTGTACAGATTAACGCTCATCAGCTGGTAGGGGTGTTGAGGGCTAATGTGGCTGGATTTGAAAGAGGTAAGAATCATAGGGGTACGAAG ATCCTTTTTCACACAACAGAACCAGGTTACCAGTTGTACCAGCAGGCAGTGAAGATGCACTCCGGTTGGCTGAAGGGCCTGGTTAACGGAGAATCCGCCACGAGTCTGGAGACCCTGGGACAGAGAGTCTCCCAACAGTACAGCCGCGCCATGGAGAGCATCGTCGACAGGGTAGCCGCCTCCTTGTCTGAGTATGACATGCACGCTATGGTGGTCGGTATTGCCCTCCTCATACAG GTGTTCTTCATTCTCCTGGCTGCATCTGGAAAGTATGTTGCAGGGATTGTACTGGGGACAGACACTTGGACGGTGTACATCCCCCCACCTGCACTTCTCCTCAGTAGTTTCTTCCTGGTCCTCTCTGTACAGGTTAGCCTGTGTACAAGTACTACAGGCTGGGCCAGTGCTGAACTGTGCTCAG GACCAGCTGGATGGTTCATGTCCATTGCAGCCGTGACTTCAACCAGTGTCTGTGTCTCCTTGACAATTCAGTTGTTATTCCTGACCGACCACAAGACACTGTTGTCAGTAGTTGGCCATAGTCTGCACATG tctggacatgcATGGTCATGTATTATCCTTTTATCCCAGTACTGCAGTCTACCCTGGGAAGCCATGTTCCTCCCGGCAGGTGTGGTGCTACACTCCATCAGCCTCGGGTCCAGCAGCCTGGTGGAGGAGGAGCATCAGACCTGGTACTTCCTACAGACAaccctcttcttcctcctcctcatgTCCAACCCTCTCCAGACACACAAGCGGCCAATCACAGGCAACAACACAACTACTGCTAGATCTCCTCAAGATTTAGTACAGGATACAGATGATACAGAAAATGATATTATGTACAAACAGAGGAGGGCATTCTCGGATGGAAAACAGAAAGATGATGGTAGAAACATGAAGAAGACATCGACTAAGAAGGAATCAAGTCAACTCGAAGAAAATGCACCATCTGAATGTGGGTCCTTAACCCAGCAAGACTATGTGCCGAAGAGTGGTTGCCTGAGGAGGATGGTTGCAGTTCTGGCCCTGTTGTTAACCAGTCGACTGCTAAGGTCATGGAACCAGACTGGGATCGTGTGGGCAGACCAACCGGACATCGGGGACTGGTTTGTCAG ACCTGAGAATGAGATATATTTATCCTTCTTGGTGGCTGCATCATTCCTTGGCATTTTGATACTGCGATGGAGGAATTGTGATTTCACCAGTTCCCTCTTACTTGGAGTGGGGTTGGTTGGAGTCTACCATTACAGAGCCAAAACTGGGGTGCTAGCTGCACCCTGGGTACTGCATACAGACAA TTACGTTTTTTCTTACAGGGGAATATTTGAAGCACGTCTGGTGTactttattatcatcattcagCTGTGTTGGACCTTTTTTGGGTTGTTAAAGACTTTGTGTCAGCATCTGCAAACTGCAAAGGATGGTGAAAACTTCACAGGCAACAGAGACTGTGTACAAAAGAACGATCTGCATACAACAACACTGTACAACAACAACGAAAACTGTAAGGACATCAGAAAGAGATTTGTGGATGGTCTCCTTACAACGTTAGTGTTGTTGGAAGCCTTGTTGCTGAGGCCACACAATGCCACAGTGTTAGCAGTGACTGTATTCCAGCAGTACATTCTGCATGAGCTGGTGTTACCATGGACAAGTCTGTACCACAGTGTTCCCTTACTcacactggtacatgtatggatgGGGCAGGCTGCTTTCTACTTTCAG GGTAACTCGAACAGTATCGCCACCATCGACATATCGGCTGGGTACGTTGGTATGGAAGACTACGTACAGGAGGTGGCGGGAACCCTAACCTGCCTTTCTACGTATGCGGGGCCATTTCTCTGGTTCACTAGTCTTCTTGTGCTCATAACAAAGAGATATCCAAG GCCATACCCAGCCATGCTTCAAGCTTGCTTCACTATCATCATCACAAGAACATTACCAGTTACAGGATACACTGTAATAACCACCCTTCAGAGGTACCACCTCTTTGTGTGGAGTGTTTTCTCACCCAAACTGCTGTACGAGGCAATGTTAACAGCTGTAACAGCAGCAGTGCTGGTCCTGATATTATGCCTTGGGGCACCCCTTCAGATGATTGGGGTCAATTTTACTTGA
- the LOC136444651 gene encoding protein KRI1 homolog produces MAEDEVGFRINKDFAKKYDEYRRKEELQKLKDRYGDVALDASSSSSSETEDEDAVELTPAIEKGFLKTLAALKSKDPRIYQQDINFYDEDKKAGSSKPEGKGKKPKEKPMYLKDYERKVLLEQGGVPSEEESSEDESTLKKPMSPSYYEEQEQIKQSFKLAGNDDDEEEDDSLLVERQRTQKELEEDERDYKAWLTGKKEELANKYKDMGPLKQYWNNPELDKGEAFLRDYILNQEYRDPDRDRIPTYDEIVDEDDDDDIDYSEDEEYLEKAENFERKFNFRYEEPDAEFIKSYPRTIASSVRRIDERRKKKREETKERKKQEKHKKKDELRQLKNLKKKEILDKLDHLKEITGNKDIGFNQADLEGDFDPKKYDEMMQNVFNEDYYGEEDGEKPEFPEEEDLEEDVNWDMWHGPDAEGGGGGEYDWENSQEGAEPHCEDPDFNMDADYDPEAQQSTSQEILAMSKKKKRRRKLGTHFAEAVNKKKPVFDPNDKTFEEYLSEYYKLDYEDVIGDMPCRFKYRNVMANNFGLTTEEVLTAEDRELNTWCSVKAMSKYRSEEEEQRELKRYRKKGRDTRKKHRILASLAKEIEEDEEEEEDTAAPQTSQEVPPKKRKDRPELSQDTGEVAKKQKTDLEAKPETASAIESEEDTDKVEMEDDKSLNGGSEDANATTPKKKKRRRKQRKRKLTHEDGVTAANNDPTPPQDAAEKNSKEETTEQSTDVSNVRNTVEDVNKKDNSTKKKKKKQKVVAKVQGGKKQPPRMSAERIKAYGFNPKKFKYILQNQKKKQQKESNT; encoded by the exons atggcggaagACGAAGTTGGATTTCGCATCAACAAAGATTTCGCCAAGAAATATGACGAATACAGAAGAAAGGAGGAGCTCCAGAAGC TGAAAGACCGCTATGGAGATGTGGCTTTGGACGCCAGTTCCAGCTCCTCATCTGAAACCGAAGACGAGGATGCTGTG GAGCTGACTCCAGCCATAGAAAAGGGCTTCCTGAAAACCCTGGCAGCTTTGAAGAGTAAAGACCCACGGATTTACCAACAGGACATCAACTTCTATGATGAAG ATAAGAAAGCAGGGTCCAGCAAGCCTGAGGGGAAGGGAAAAAAGCCCAAGGAGAAACCAATGTACCTTAAAGATTATGAACGGAAGGTGCTGCTAGAACAAGGAGG GGTTCCAAGTGAGGAAGAAAGCTCAGAGGATGAGTCTACTTTGAAG AAGCCAATGAGTCCCAGCTACTATGAAGAACAGGAACAGATTAAGCAGAG TTTTAAATTGGCtgggaatgatgatgatgaagaagaagatgacagcCTCCTTGTTGAGAGACAGAGGACCCAAAAGGAGCTGGAGGAAGACGAGAGAGACTACAAGGCCTGGCTGACAGGAAAGAAGGAGGAACTGGCCAACAAGTATAAAGACATG GGTCCACTAAAACAGTACTGGAATAACCCTGAACTGGACAAGGGTGAAGCTTTCCTCAGAGACTACATACTGAATCAGGAGTACAGGGATCCAGATAGGGATAG GATCCCTACCTATGATGAGATAgtagatgaggatgatgatgatgatattgactACTCAGAGGATGAGGAGTATCTAGAGAAGGCTGAGAACTTTGAGAGAAAGTTCAACTTCAGATATGAGGAACCGGATGCAGAATTT ATTAAGAGCTACCCACGAACCATCGCCAGCTCAGTACGGAGAATAGACGAGCGcaggaagaagaaaagagaagaGACCAAGGAGAGAAAGAAACAG GAGAAACACAAGAAGAAAGATGAGCTGAGGCAGCTGAAGAACCTTAAGAAGAAGGAGATCTTGGACAAACTGGATCATCTTAAGGAGATCACTGGGAACAAGGACATCGGCTTCAACCAGGCTGATCTTGAAGGAGACTTCGACCCCAAGAAATACGACGAAATGATGCAG aatGTCTTCAATGAGGACTATTATGGAGAGGAGGACGGAGAGAAACCTGAGTTCCCTGAGGAAGAAGACTTGGAGGAGGATG TGAACTGGGACATGTGGCATGGTCCTGAtgcagaaggaggaggagggggtgaGTATGACTGGGAGAACAGCCAGGAGGGGGCGGAGCCACACTGTGAAGACCCAGACTTCAAT aTGGATGCAGACTATGATCCTGAGGCTCAACAGTCGACCTCTCAGGAAATCTTGGCAATGTCTAAGAAGAAGAAGCGCAGAAGGAAGTTAGGAACGCACTTTGCAGAAGCTGTCAACAAGAAGAAACCAGTGTTTGATCCAA ATGACAAGACGTTTGAGGAATATCTGAGTGAATATTACAAACTGGATTATGAAGACGTCATCGGAGACATGCCCTGTCGCTTCAAGTACCGCAACGTGATGGCGAACAACTTCGGACTGACTACTGAAGAG GTGCTGACAGCTGAAGACCGTGAGCTGAACACCTGGTGTTCCGTGAAGGCCATGTCCAAGTACCGCTCAGAGGAGGAGGAACAGAGAGAGCTGAAGAGATACAGGAAGAAGGGCCGAGACACCAGGAAGAAGCACAGGATACTGGCTAGCCTGGCCAaggaaat TGAggaggatgaagaagaagaggaagatacTGCTGCACCTCAGACTTCTCAAGAAGTACCACCAAAAAAGAGGAAAGACAGACCAGAACTTTCTCAAGACACTGGAGAGGTAGCTAAGAAGCAAAAAACAGACTTAGAAGCAAAACCTGAAACAGCATCTGCTATTGAATCTGAGGAAGACACTGACAAAGTAGAGATGGAAGATGACAAGTCTCTTAATGGGGGATCGGAAGATGCGAACGCCACTACTccgaaaaagaagaagagaaggagaaaacaaagaaaaaggaaGCTGACTCATGAGGATGGAGTAACAGCCGCAAACAATGATCCTACGCCACCACAAGATGCAGCTGAAAAGAACAGTAAAGAAGAGACAACAGAACAGAGTACAGATGTCTCAAATGTAAGAAACACTGTTGAAGATGTGAATAAAAAGGACAACagcacaaagaagaagaagaagaaacagaaggtTGTAGCCAAGGTACAAGGGGGGAAGAAACAACCTCCAAGGATGTCGGCGGAGAGAATCAAGGCGTATGGTTTTAATCCTAAGAAGTTTAAGTACATTCTTCAGAACCAGAAGAAAAAACAGCAGAAAGA